The Amycolatopsis tolypomycina genomic interval TGCTCGGCGACGCCGCCCACGCCATGCCGCCGTTCCTCGGCCAGGGCGGCTGCCAGGCCATCGAGGACGCCGTCGTGCTCGCCCACGCCGTGTCCACAGAGGACAGTGTCGCGGCGGCGCTCGAAAGCTACGACCGGCGGCGACGGCCGCGCAGCCAGAAGGTCGTCCGCGAGTCCGTCCGGATGGGCAAGCTGGGCCCGCAGCTGACCAATCCGATCGCGACCGCCCTGCGCACGGCCGTGCTGAAGCGGCTGCCGGCCAAGACGACGGCGCGCGTCGGCGCGGGCATCACGGGGTGGACGCCGCCGCGTCTCCCCCGACCAGTCCCGCCTCGTACGCCGTGATCGCCGCCTGCACCCGGTTCTTCGCGCCGAGCCGGGTCAGGATCGTGCTCACGTGCGCCTTCACCGTGCCCTCGACGACGAACATCTTCGCCGCGATGTCCGCATTGGACAGTCCGGATCCCAGTAGTGTCAGCACTTCCCGCTCACGCGGGGTCAACGCGGCGATCCGCTCCCGGGCCGCGGCGGCACGGGCCAGCTGACCGCCGGACAGCCGGGCGATCACCCGCTGCGCCACCTTCGGCGAGAGGAAGGCGGCACCGCCGGCGACGGCGTGGATGCCGGAGAGCAGCTCGCGCGGGTCGCCCGACTTCAGCAGGAACCCGCCCGCACCCAGGCTCAGCGCGCGCTCGATGTAGTCGTCCTCGCCGAACGTGGTCAGCATGATCACGCCGGTCGCGGGCAGCAGCCGGCGGATCTCGGCGGCGGCGCCGAGGCCGTCCAGCCCGGGCATCCGGATGTCCAGCAGCACGACGTCCGGGTGCGTGGCGAGAACCTGCGAAACCGCTTCCCGGCCGTCGGACGCCTCGGCGACGACCTCGATTCCGGCATCGGCGGCCAGGATCGCCGCCACGCCGGCCCGCATCATCGCTTCGTCGTCGGCCAGCACGACCCTGATCACGGCGCCCCCTCGGCGAACTTGTCCTTGGCGACCAGTTTCCCATCGGCGAAACACAGCCGGAAGGCGGCGTAGTCGTTGTCGAGCCACGACCGCCCGGTGCCGTAGTACTCGCACGCGACGCCGGCCACGGCCGGCCGCGGCGGCTCGCCCCGCACCGGCCGGGCGGCGCGTTCGCGCTCGGGCAGCTGCGGCGCCACGTCGGCCCGCGGCTGCCCGATCCGCAGCTGCTCGTAGACGCCGGCGGGCAGCTCCGACGAGTTCCACTGGTGGAGGAACGCGATCCCGGCGACCGCGAGGACCATGGCGAACAGGCCGAGCGGCACGGCGACGGCCTGGATCAGGCTGCGCCGCACGTCGCGCCGGGCCAGCTCGAGCTCCCGGGCCGACGTCGACACCTCGGCCTCGTCGTCACTCTCCTGCCGCTCGACCGGCGCGGCCCCGTGCGGCAGCGTCGCGGTGACGGCGAACCCGCCGGCGTCGTCGGGCCCGGCCCGCAGCGTCCCACCGGCGAGCCGGACGCGCTCGCGCAGCCCGATCAGCCCGACGTGCCCGGACGCGGCCCCCGGCAACGGCCCGGCCGGCGGCGGCGCGTTGACGACGCGGACATCGGTCCGCGCGCCATCACTGGTCACCCGCACGGTCACGGCGGCCCCCGGCGCGTGCTTCGCCACGTTCGTCAGCGCTTCCTGCACGACGCGGTAGGCGGCGCGAGCCACCATCGGCGGCACGCCATCGGTGTCTACTGTGGACTCGATGAGCAGCCCAGACGCCCGCGCCCTGGCGATGAGTTCGCCGAGATCGCCCTGCACGGGCTCCACGGGCGCGGCATCCTCCCGCAGCACGCCGATGATTTCGCGCAGCCGCTCGGTCGCCGTCGCGGCACTGGTCCGCAGCTGCGCGGCGGCGTCACGCTGGGCATCGTCAAGCCCACCGGCAACTTCGAGCGCGGCGGCGCGGACGGCGATCAGGCTCAGCTCGTGCCCGAGCGAGTCGTGCATGTCGCTGGCAATCCGCGCACGCTCCCGCAGCCGCGCCTGTTCGGCGACCAGCCGTTGCCTGCTTTCCATTTCTTCGGCCCGGCGCCAGCCCGCGCGGGCGAGCTCACCGCGCACCCGGACGTACCGCCCGAGCAACCACGGCGACAGCCCGGCGAAGACGAGGATGGCGACCATCGCCGCCCAGTCACCGAGGCCGTCTTGGCCGAACACGAGCGCGATCGGCAGCCCCAGCACCGCGCAGGCAATACCGGTGAGGATGCCCGGGCGAGCCCGCGGCATCCGCAGGCCGGCCTGGTAGCTCATCGCGACCAGCACGAAGACCACCCACACGGGGACGTGGTCCCCATAGGGAAACGGCACAGCAAGCGCCCCGGCCAAGGCAACCCCGAGCGAGACGGTGGGATACCGCCGAGCGGTCCCCACCGACCCGACCACGACGGCAAGCCCACCGGCCAGCTCCCAGTAGGACCGGCTCTCCAGCGTCCCCACGACGACGGTGAACGCGAGAAAGACCCCGATCGCGACGTCGAGCGCCACCCGCCACCTGCGCTTCGTCACCATCCGCACCCCGCCGAAGTTACAACCCGTGACGGCGGCCGACCACTGCCGAAAGTCAACCTTTCAGCGTGTTCCCGAACGCTCGAGTCTCCGGCCAGGACCGCGCGGCGGCGGTGCGCGATCGCCGCGTCTTACCTCGCGGGGTCGCTAGCCCGGCTCGGCCTCCACTCCTGATCGTCGGCAACCGTGAGCAGTGCTCTCGAATCAGATCACCGCCCGCAGCCGAGGGGAGATCACTGCTCTCTCTTCAGAGCAGCGACATCGAGCAAGTCGCGAGCAGCGCTCTCAACCGCGACCACCGATCTTCACATGCGCGCGAGCAGTGCCCCCAGCGTCACCCGCCGCGCACCGAACAGGAGAGCAGTG includes:
- a CDS encoding response regulator; protein product: MIRVVLADDEAMMRAGVAAILAADAGIEVVAEASDGREAVSQVLATHPDVVLLDIRMPGLDGLGAAAEIRRLLPATGVIMLTTFGEDDYIERALSLGAGGFLLKSGDPRELLSGIHAVAGGAAFLSPKVAQRVIARLSGGQLARAAAARERIAALTPREREVLTLLGSGLSNADIAAKMFVVEGTVKAHVSTILTRLGAKNRVQAAITAYEAGLVGGDAAASTP
- a CDS encoding sensor histidine kinase gives rise to the protein MVTKRRWRVALDVAIGVFLAFTVVVGTLESRSYWELAGGLAVVVGSVGTARRYPTVSLGVALAGALAVPFPYGDHVPVWVVFVLVAMSYQAGLRMPRARPGILTGIACAVLGLPIALVFGQDGLGDWAAMVAILVFAGLSPWLLGRYVRVRGELARAGWRRAEEMESRQRLVAEQARLRERARIASDMHDSLGHELSLIAVRAAALEVAGGLDDAQRDAAAQLRTSAATATERLREIIGVLREDAAPVEPVQGDLGELIARARASGLLIESTVDTDGVPPMVARAAYRVVQEALTNVAKHAPGAAVTVRVTSDGARTDVRVVNAPPPAGPLPGAASGHVGLIGLRERVRLAGGTLRAGPDDAGGFAVTATLPHGAAPVERQESDDEAEVSTSARELELARRDVRRSLIQAVAVPLGLFAMVLAVAGIAFLHQWNSSELPAGVYEQLRIGQPRADVAPQLPERERAARPVRGEPPRPAVAGVACEYYGTGRSWLDNDYAAFRLCFADGKLVAKDKFAEGAP